CAGGTTGGGCATATTGGAATCATAGACTTTGATCATGTAGAGGAATGTATACAAGCTGGGTACGAGGAAGCATACAAACACCAAGAACAGATTATGCAATTCGTTCAGATGGAAATAGAGGGGGAAAATCTTTGAAATCTTTGAAATCATTTCTGCCAAAAGGTAATGTCAAAAATTATTTAGGAATTCTGATTGTAGTCTTAGCTATTATTGGTTATCAAGTGAAAATAGATTATTATATTATGCGGCCGGGAAGTGCGGAACATTTAAGACCTATTATTCAGGTCGAAGGAGCCACCGGCACAGAATCAGGTAAACTAATGTTAACGACGGTATCCTCAATCCCTGGTAATGTATTATTCTATCTTGTTTCAATGCTTGATCAGAATACAGAGCTAGTAGAGAAAGAAGAGATTGTCGGACATTACGATATGGATGATGAGCTATATCGCCAAATCATGTTGTTATATATGAGTCAATCACAACAAGAAGCAATTTATAATGCTTTTTTACTAGCTGGAGAGCCAGTAGAATTTATAGAGAAGGCTGTATTAGTTCGGGATATATCCGTGGAATCAAAAGCATACCAGATATTAAGGCCAGGGGATAAAATTGTAAGCGTAGATGGTATTGAAGTGAGGAATGCTGAACAGATTATTGAATATGTAAAAACAAAAAAACCTGGAACAACAGTCCAAGTTAACTTTATGCGAAACAATGAAGCTCGTGAAGAGATGATCGAACTTATTAGTCACCCTGAATTCGAAGAAGCTAGAATTGGAATTATGATAATGACAGATCGAGAACTTGTTACCGATAAGAAAGTTGACATTGATACGGGGAGAATCGGCGGTTCCTCTGCTGGCATGATGTTTACCTTAGAAATTTTTAATCAGTTGACACCTGAAGACATTACAAGAGGGTATAACGTAGCTGGTACAGGTACAATTAATGCAGACGGGCTGGTAGGACAAATTGGAGGAGTGAAACATAAAGTAAAGGCTGCGCATAAAGCAAAAGCAGACATTTTCTTTGTACCAAAGGACATCCAGCCTTATGATACCAATGAAAAAGATGCAATTGCCACGAATGAAGAAATTGGCAGCCCATTAACTGTTGTACCTGTTAAACATGTGAGTGAAGTCATAGAATATTTACAAGAAATAGATGCAAAAGTAAAAAAATAATATGAGATTCGTGAATGATAATATTAAACATGTAAAGTTTTTTACTGTTGAATCGGTGGTTTGGAAAACTCTCGATGGATTAGCTGAGATAGTGACCAATCGTCCCTTCGATGCTGTTGTTCAATTAAACTATATATGCGATTCGCAACATGATCGTAATCTGCGTAAAGGAGCTGCTGTTTCCCCCATTTAGTAACTAAGGGAATGGCGCTCTTTTTTTTGGCAATCTGTAGGAGCTGCCGACCTTGATCCGTAAAGCCTAAAATTCTGGCGTAAGGTGTAACTTGTAAGGATGCAAGTTTTGACTTCTTCATATCTAACAAAATATGTACTAACATTCGCTGAATCCTTGTCCAAGTAAATCGTTTCACCTTAAGCATTTCTATAAGCTCGTTTACACTGTTTGCATTGCCGACTATTTTTTTTAACCGATACTCCATTCCTTCATCTACATCAATAATATCCCTTAATTCTTCTATATTCATTGAATAAATCTTGTAGAAAAGCAAATCTTGAAAGTGGTCCCAATGTAACATCGTACGATATGTATTAGAAAATAGAGCTGTTATAGCGTCAGGGACATATTCTTTAATTTGTTCTGAAGAACCAGTATTGGCCAATTTTCGGATTGCAGTTGCGCTTGCTATCGAATCACTTGTAATTGTTTCTTGATGGTACTCTGCCGCAATACGTTGAATCGTAACTGGGGTAATACTGCTTTTAAGTTTATGCAAGGCCAATAGATACATTAAACCGAGAGTATTGTTTGGTTGAGCAGTCGAATTTCTTTGATATAGTGGAATACCAATCATTGCAAGGGCTTCATGCATTGCTTTAGGGTATGATAATCCAGCGCTAAGAAATTTTTGCAAATAACCTTTGAACTCTTCTGGTTCATCTGCTAATATAGAGCTTACACTCTGAAGTTCTTGAATACTTCCTGACTCACTGCCAAAACATAATGAATGAACACATTGTAATTGGTCCAGAAGACTTACAGCACCAAAAGCAAAGGTTTGAGCATTTTGAGTGGCGTAAACGGTAGGTAACTCGAAAACTATATCTGCACCGTGCTTTAAAGCAACAGCGGCCCTAGACCATTTATCGGCGACTGCAGGTTCTCCGCGTTGCAAAAAGTTACCGCTCATGACGGCGACAATGACATCAGCGCCTGTTACGCGTTTGCTTTCGTTGATATGATAAAGATGGCCATTATGAAATGGGTTATATTCAACAACAATCCCTGTAACGTTCATGGGAATCTCCTAAGGATAGTATTTTTTTTCATTTTAACTTTAACTGTAATACAATAGCAGGAAAAAGCAAGTCAAAATAAATTATAACAACAAAAGATACGGTTGACAATTTATTGCCAGACCGTTATAATTACTCTTGTTGTCTTATGAGGTGAGACGATTGAAGATTCGAATTGATGAGGCTTATGAAGTAACGCGAGAGCATGAGCATATTGAAACAACGATTGAATTAGGAGAATTATCAGGGTACCCAAATATTGTGAAAATCTCTCCAGTACATGTTGTTATAGATGTAATGAATCCTAAGTCTGGGAACTACCGTGTTACTGGTGAAATTAATACCGAAGTGAGTTTGACTTGTAGCAAATGCTTAGATCAAATCACGGTTGCAATGAATCCAAAGCTAAATGAATTGTTTGTCCAAAATGAGCAAGTGATCTCTGAGTTTGAAGAGGACTCTAAAGATGACTATAACTACATAGTTGGACAAGAGATTGATTTAATACCGTTTATTACACAGGAAATTTTGTTGAGTTTACCTATGAAGCCAGTTTGTAAATCGAATTGCCAAGGGCTATGTCCTGTTTGTGGGATTAACAAAAACGAATTTACATGTAGTTGCAAAACGGAACGTATTGATCCTCGGTTAGCGGGTCTAGCTGATTTGCTAAAGAATCAGTCTAGTGACTAATTAGATTTTAAAAATTGACTTCGTATTTTAAGGAGGTGGAAAGTATGGCAGTACCTTTTAGAAGAACGTCGAAAACGCGTAAAAATAAGCGTCGTACTCATTTTAAACTTTCTGTACCTGGTATGGTAGAGTGCCCACAGTGCCACGAAATGAAACTATCACATCGTGTATGCAAAAGCTGTGGCTTTTATAAAGAACGCGAAGTTGTTAGTAAGTAAAGCAAAGGACATTCCTTTGCTTTTTTTCTTGCTTTTTTTTTAGATTTTCATTATACTGAATTATGACCTAGTAATAAAACGTAGCTCATAATAATATAGGGAAGATGGGGTAGTATGAAAAAACTCTCCAAACAAGAAAGGCATATACTATTATGTCGGAAAATTGAAGAAATTCCGTTCTTAACAGATGAAGCGTTAGCTGAAGAATTTGATGTAAGCGTTCCCACGATACGCCTGGACCGATTGACGTTGGGTATCCCTGAATTACGGGAAAGAATGAAGCACATGGCGGAAGAAAACCTCAATAAAGTGAAATCCCTACATATAAACGAAGTAATTGGTGACGTATTAGACTTGCAGCTAAATAGTAGTGCCATTTCGATTTTAGAAATACAAAAGTCTCATGTTTTGCAAAAAAATAAAATTGCGCGAGGCCATTATTTGTTTGCGCAAGCAAATTCTTTGGCTGTAGCTGTGATTGATGCAGATGTAGTAGTAACTGCTTCTGCAAATATTAGATTCCTACGCCCAGTGTACCTTGGGGAGAAATGTGTCGCTAAGGCAGCTGTGGTTTCGGAAAACTCGTTAAAAGGTAGTTTCACGGTGAAGGTAACAATATTTGTAAATAATGAACAGGTATTTGAAGGAGATTTTAAAGTGGCCAAATATTTAGATGGTAAATAATAGGAGGTCAATGAAATGCGAATTGCAATTGATGCAATGGGTGGCGACCACGCCCCGAAAGAAATAGTTTATGGAACTATTGAATCAGCCCAGAAGAATCCGCATATAACTTTTATAGTAGTGGGACAAGAAAACAAAATACGAGAATATATTGATAAAGACCTCAAAAATGTAGAAATTATACATGCCACGGAAGTAATTGAAGTAGATGAGGAACCTGTGAAAGCGTTGAAGAAAAAGAAAGATGCTTCCATGGTTGTAGCTGCAAAGCTTGTCAAAGAAAAACGAGCGGATGCAATGATCACCGCAGGGAATACAGGTGCTTTTATGGCTTCAGGACTGTTGACGATTGGGAGGCTACCAGGTGTTGTACGACCTGCTTTAGCTCCGGTATTTCCATCGACAAAGGGTTCAGGTACGTTAGTATTAGATGTCGGTGCCAATATGGATGCGAAACCTGAATACTTAGTGCAACATGCAATGCTTGGTAGTATCTATATGAGCAAGATGCTTGGCATTACGACACCCCGCGTCGGTCTTCTGAATATAGGCAGTGAACCTAGTAAAGGGAATGAGTTGCTTAAGGCCGTATATAAAATGCTAGAAGAGTCTAATTTGAACTTTATTGGCAATATTGAAGCTAGGGACATCATGGAAGGATCTTGTGATGTGTTAGTATGTGATGGATTTACAGGAAACATTTTATTGAAAACAGCAGAGGGTGTCGCTTCTACAATTTTTAATAGCTTGAAGCGAGAAATTAAAGGTTCTGTTTTCAGTAAACTCGGTGGTTTATTGCTACTACCGGCGTTTAAACGTTTGAAAAAAGGCTTAGATTATCGCGAATACGGTGGCGCACCTTTGTTGGGAGTGAAAGGCGCTTGTATTAAGAGTCATGGTTCGTCAGATCGAATGGCAATTATGAATGCGATTAATCAGGCCAAAATGTTTATAGAAAAAGGTACTTTAGATGAAATGGCTAGGGAGTTAACGAACAGGAGTGACACGATTGAAGAATAGAAATGTGGGTATCATTGGCACTGGATCATTCCTGCCTGCCAAAACGATAACTAACAAAGACTTAGAAACATTGGTGGATACAACAGACGAATGGATACGCTCTAGAACAGGTATAGAAGAAAGACGCATGGTAGAAGAGTCTGTGGCAGCATCAGATTTAGGTGTAGAGGCAGCTAAAAAAGCCTTAGAAGATGCGAATATATCCGCTGAAGAAATCGATCTTATCATTGTAGCGACTTTAACTCCAGACTATACATTCCCAAGTACGGCTTGTATCGTGCAAGAGAAATTAGGCGCGAAGAAAGCAGCCGCATTTGACTTATCTGCTGCTTGTTCAGGTTTCATATATGGACTTGCAACAGGTGCTCAATTTATTGCAACAGGACTTTATAAATACGTCTTAGTCATTGGTAGTGAGACTATTTCTAAAATTCTGAATTGGGAAGACCGTGGTACTTGTGTGTTGTTTGGTGATGGGGCAGGAGCATGTGTATTAGGGCCTGTAGAAGATGGTAAAGGATTTCAGTCGTTTGTTTTGGGTTCTGATGGAAGTGGAGCTGAGTTACTAAGTCAACCATCTAGTGGCTCGAAACTTCCGATAACCAGTGAAACGATTGCAAACAAAGAGAATACGTTGAAAATGGTTGGAAGTGAAGTGTTTAAGTTCGCAGTGCGTGTAATGGGCCAAGTGTCAGAAGAAGCAGTTGAGAAAGCTGGACTCAATAAAGAGGATATAGATTTTTTTGTACCACATCAGGCAAACATTCGAATCATTGAACCAGCAATGAAACGCTTAGGCTTAGGTATGGATAAAGCGTATATTAATCTACACAAATATGGAAACATGTCTTCGGCATCAATACCTGTGGCTTTAGATGAAGCTTTACAATCAGGTAGTATTAAAAAAGGCGATAATGTACTTTTAGTAGGATTCGGTGCCGGCTTAACATGGGGTGCCACAGTTGTAAAAATGT
The window above is part of the Desulfuribacillus stibiiarsenatis genome. Proteins encoded here:
- a CDS encoding YceD family protein, whose protein sequence is MKIRIDEAYEVTREHEHIETTIELGELSGYPNIVKISPVHVVIDVMNPKSGNYRVTGEINTEVSLTCSKCLDQITVAMNPKLNELFVQNEQVISEFEEDSKDDYNYIVGQEIDLIPFITQEILLSLPMKPVCKSNCQGLCPVCGINKNEFTCSCKTERIDPRLAGLADLLKNQSSD
- a CDS encoding nucleotidyltransferase; amino-acid sequence: MNVTGIVVEYNPFHNGHLYHINESKRVTGADVIVAVMSGNFLQRGEPAVADKWSRAAVALKHGADIVFELPTVYATQNAQTFAFGAVSLLDQLQCVHSLCFGSESGSIQELQSVSSILADEPEEFKGYLQKFLSAGLSYPKAMHEALAMIGIPLYQRNSTAQPNNTLGLMYLLALHKLKSSITPVTIQRIAAEYHQETITSDSIASATAIRKLANTGSSEQIKEYVPDAITALFSNTYRTMLHWDHFQDLLFYKIYSMNIEELRDIIDVDEGMEYRLKKIVGNANSVNELIEMLKVKRFTWTRIQRMLVHILLDMKKSKLASLQVTPYARILGFTDQGRQLLQIAKKKSAIPLVTKWGKQQLLYADYDHVANRIYSLIEQQHRRDDWSLSQLIHREFSKPPIQQ
- the plsX gene encoding phosphate acyltransferase PlsX, with amino-acid sequence MRIAIDAMGGDHAPKEIVYGTIESAQKNPHITFIVVGQENKIREYIDKDLKNVEIIHATEVIEVDEEPVKALKKKKDASMVVAAKLVKEKRADAMITAGNTGAFMASGLLTIGRLPGVVRPALAPVFPSTKGSGTLVLDVGANMDAKPEYLVQHAMLGSIYMSKMLGITTPRVGLLNIGSEPSKGNELLKAVYKMLEESNLNFIGNIEARDIMEGSCDVLVCDGFTGNILLKTAEGVASTIFNSLKREIKGSVFSKLGGLLLLPAFKRLKKGLDYREYGGAPLLGVKGACIKSHGSSDRMAIMNAINQAKMFIEKGTLDEMARELTNRSDTIEE
- a CDS encoding beta-ketoacyl-ACP synthase III; the encoded protein is MKNRNVGIIGTGSFLPAKTITNKDLETLVDTTDEWIRSRTGIEERRMVEESVAASDLGVEAAKKALEDANISAEEIDLIIVATLTPDYTFPSTACIVQEKLGAKKAAAFDLSAACSGFIYGLATGAQFIATGLYKYVLVIGSETISKILNWEDRGTCVLFGDGAGACVLGPVEDGKGFQSFVLGSDGSGAELLSQPSSGSKLPITSETIANKENTLKMVGSEVFKFAVRVMGQVSEEAVEKAGLNKEDIDFFVPHQANIRIIEPAMKRLGLGMDKAYINLHKYGNMSSASIPVALDEALQSGSIKKGDNVLLVGFGAGLTWGATVVKM
- a CDS encoding SepM family pheromone-processing serine protease yields the protein MKSLKSFLPKGNVKNYLGILIVVLAIIGYQVKIDYYIMRPGSAEHLRPIIQVEGATGTESGKLMLTTVSSIPGNVLFYLVSMLDQNTELVEKEEIVGHYDMDDELYRQIMLLYMSQSQQEAIYNAFLLAGEPVEFIEKAVLVRDISVESKAYQILRPGDKIVSVDGIEVRNAEQIIEYVKTKKPGTTVQVNFMRNNEAREEMIELISHPEFEEARIGIMIMTDRELVTDKKVDIDTGRIGGSSAGMMFTLEIFNQLTPEDITRGYNVAGTGTINADGLVGQIGGVKHKVKAAHKAKADIFFVPKDIQPYDTNEKDAIATNEEIGSPLTVVPVKHVSEVIEYLQEIDAKVKK
- the fapR gene encoding transcription factor FapR, which codes for MKKLSKQERHILLCRKIEEIPFLTDEALAEEFDVSVPTIRLDRLTLGIPELRERMKHMAEENLNKVKSLHINEVIGDVLDLQLNSSAISILEIQKSHVLQKNKIARGHYLFAQANSLAVAVIDADVVVTASANIRFLRPVYLGEKCVAKAAVVSENSLKGSFTVKVTIFVNNEQVFEGDFKVAKYLDGK
- the rpmF gene encoding 50S ribosomal protein L32, which translates into the protein MAVPFRRTSKTRKNKRRTHFKLSVPGMVECPQCHEMKLSHRVCKSCGFYKEREVVSK